One window of Methanorbis furvi genomic DNA carries:
- a CDS encoding STING domain-containing protein yields the protein MPDIFEEEHQKQQEYKRRIMEAEQPHLTNKGNIMTQNELRPQHIIIFSAGESEKNGNLPIVKSYLQKNGHNACDWRELFATARDANMIALLPMLLKKIPTFDFAIILSDGVDTLKSLRGKELTIEERQRIMRDNVLFEAGLCTMSLGTDRVLLLIEDDIRIPEDLSGIEVGKIGVTNITYSNEIPHDLEKKLDDVLAHISKHARHISPIVIGAAVSTADGYVNNFILRFWENIGKGFEDQETKETHHPDQEKIRMEILLPKTIGPNLGKNIWAYYTKNVPRSGYIKNGQFRGVEFRYTMDGDGNMTVIDIPSTITASYSTVTEILHLSADEKGHDAHAETRFLTKELDSFRFTLHKLLAGELIAEKEQRFGKQEDEVQRILRGIHRMEVKEFDES from the coding sequence ATGCCCGACATCTTTGAAGAAGAACATCAGAAACAGCAGGAGTACAAACGCCGCATCATGGAGGCAGAACAGCCCCATCTCACCAACAAAGGAAACATCATGACACAAAACGAACTCAGACCACAACACATCATTATCTTCTCAGCCGGAGAATCCGAGAAAAATGGCAACCTTCCGATCGTAAAATCCTATCTGCAGAAAAACGGACATAACGCCTGCGACTGGCGGGAACTGTTTGCCACCGCACGTGATGCGAACATGATCGCCCTTCTTCCCATGCTGCTCAAAAAAATTCCCACATTCGACTTCGCCATAATACTCAGTGACGGAGTTGACACACTCAAAAGTCTCCGGGGAAAAGAACTCACCATCGAAGAAAGACAGAGAATTATGCGGGATAACGTACTCTTTGAAGCCGGTCTCTGTACCATGAGCTTAGGAACAGACCGTGTCCTTCTCCTCATCGAAGATGACATTCGCATACCTGAAGATCTCAGCGGCATCGAGGTTGGAAAAATCGGTGTCACCAACATCACATATTCCAATGAAATTCCTCACGATCTGGAAAAAAAACTCGACGACGTTCTCGCACACATCAGCAAACATGCCAGACATATTTCGCCTATCGTAATCGGAGCTGCAGTCTCCACCGCAGACGGCTATGTCAACAACTTCATTCTCCGGTTCTGGGAAAATATCGGCAAAGGATTTGAAGATCAGGAGACCAAAGAAACTCATCATCCGGATCAGGAGAAGATACGCATGGAAATCCTTCTTCCAAAAACAATCGGGCCGAATCTGGGTAAAAACATCTGGGCATATTACACCAAAAATGTACCCAGGAGTGGATATATTAAAAATGGACAGTTTCGGGGTGTTGAATTCCGCTATACGATGGACGGGGATGGAAACATGACCGTGATAGATATTCCTTCAACGATTACCGCATCATATAGTACCGTAACCGAAATTCTCCATCTGAGTGCTGATGAAAAAGGACATGACGCTCATGCGGAAACACGATTCCTAACTAAAGAGCTGGACTCCTTCCGGTTTACTCTTCACAAACTCCTTGCCGGAGAACTCATCGCCGAAAAAGAGCAAAGATTCGGAAAACAGGAGGATGAGGTACAACGAATTCTTCGTGGAATCCATCGGATGGAAGTTAAAGAATTCGATGAATCCTAA
- a CDS encoding tetratricopeptide repeat protein, with protein sequence MASSIRQEYTFPFSKSIFVSSTFKDMQKERDVLHRRVVPELNEFARKYGGSVRFTDLRWGVNTTDLESNEGAKKVLKVCLDEINRCRPYMIVLLGDRYGSTFERKLINTSAEKIQFSSSSEIDEEISMTELEIRFGALENPDQLDRCLFYFRKPLPEGRMTEEQKKMYYGEKEDREKIEKLKKTIMDKGGRICTYHVKWDEEEGITGLDAFAQKITEDLQTLLLEEWGESPKELTWQDRELISDRCFIAEKCSHFVGRKEAVAHCKKFVEEKNTSLLIIRGEAGSGKSSLMCQLSREFADKEHAVVSIFCGNSTYSTTGWNVLQSLVYRFEQMLGITDHFGTEKHSKELDQSVSGEKNSTPTLKDWRDRLGELMGMYIFQTKKTPVILIDALDQLLQDENARNLEFLPEILPEGSVVLISCLANHRISEHLPLMRSAEEWQLPELSDQDIRDAIHGILFANRKELDKRVIEELLQKSGTGNILYLSMVLQRLIMFDTEDFAEIAALEKEMNPDDAVSNYMIRIIHELPEDLEGMCVALIDEAGERINASLVDTATDLIAASRYGLRETDLAEIFSAHDLVWDTVDFTLLKRYLAIYFMELGDGRVNFTHKSIREGLRNDTERLPEYRQWIFSHLAELKDDDPVRISEMVYHAYAADQQEFLIAYFGDIYVRHESEVLQITASAVRDICLSGGSEWFGGLAEAAGRAYAEGCIQFFLFQVDEQFIDSIEEMPISLFLMNKLRYGLEALPNVEENSEAQRDLSVSLNKVGEVFEKQGKLKKAQQKYQRAMKIFDLLEKQLGTPEAKRDLSVSLNKIGNIFERQGKFEEAQQNYQQMMEIAEQLAIQLGTPEAKRDLSVSLNNIGNIFESQGKLEEAQQNYQQAMEIDEQLAIQLGTPEAKRDLAISLDNVGDIFDRRGKFEEAQKSYKQAMEIREQLAIQLTTPEAKRDLSVSLNKIGNIFESQGKLEEAQQNYQQMMEIAEQLAIQLTTPEAKRDLSVSLNKIGNIFESQGKLEEAQQNYQQAMEIDEQLAIQLGTPEAKRDLSVSLEKVGDIFERQGKFEEAQQNYQQAMEICEQLEKQLRTSEAKRDLSVSLNNIGNIFERQGKLEEAQQNYQQAMEICEQLEKQLRTPQAKRDLSVSLNNIGNIFESQGKLEEAQQKYQQAMEIREQLAIQFTTLEAYDDLAVSHWNLGIVVLRLEIIEEAKQHFIQAATIWELLAQNTDHPVYHERYAMAKNALENF encoded by the coding sequence ATGGCGAGTTCCATCCGCCAGGAGTACACGTTTCCATTCAGCAAATCGATTTTTGTGTCAAGTACGTTCAAGGATATGCAGAAGGAACGAGATGTGCTGCACAGGCGAGTGGTTCCGGAACTGAATGAGTTCGCCCGAAAGTACGGCGGATCGGTGCGGTTTACGGATCTACGGTGGGGAGTCAACACGACAGATCTTGAATCGAACGAAGGGGCAAAAAAGGTTCTGAAGGTATGTCTTGATGAGATCAACCGCTGCCGTCCGTATATGATTGTACTTCTTGGGGATCGATATGGATCGACATTCGAACGAAAACTGATCAACACCTCTGCAGAAAAGATACAATTTTCTTCATCATCGGAGATAGATGAAGAGATCAGTATGACAGAGCTTGAGATCCGATTCGGGGCACTGGAAAATCCTGATCAACTGGATCGCTGTCTGTTTTATTTTCGCAAACCGCTTCCAGAGGGACGGATGACGGAAGAACAGAAAAAAATGTATTATGGGGAGAAAGAGGATCGAGAGAAGATAGAGAAACTCAAAAAAACCATCATGGATAAAGGTGGAAGGATCTGTACGTATCATGTGAAATGGGATGAAGAAGAGGGAATAACCGGACTGGATGCATTTGCCCAAAAAATTACAGAGGATCTGCAGACGCTTTTATTGGAGGAGTGGGGAGAGTCACCAAAAGAACTGACCTGGCAGGATCGGGAACTGATCTCTGATCGGTGTTTTATTGCAGAGAAGTGCAGTCATTTTGTAGGACGCAAGGAAGCTGTTGCGCATTGCAAGAAGTTTGTTGAGGAAAAAAATACCTCTCTTCTGATCATCCGCGGGGAGGCAGGATCAGGAAAAAGTTCTCTGATGTGTCAGCTTTCGCGGGAGTTTGCTGATAAGGAACATGCGGTTGTTTCGATCTTCTGCGGGAACAGTACATACTCAACAACTGGATGGAATGTACTACAGAGTCTGGTGTACCGGTTTGAACAGATGCTTGGCATCACAGATCACTTTGGAACAGAGAAACATTCCAAAGAATTGGACCAAAGTGTGTCTGGTGAGAAAAACAGTACACCTACACTCAAGGACTGGCGGGATCGGCTTGGAGAACTGATGGGTATGTACATCTTCCAGACCAAAAAAACACCGGTTATTTTGATCGATGCTCTTGACCAGCTGCTGCAGGATGAGAATGCCAGAAATCTGGAGTTTTTACCAGAAATTTTGCCGGAAGGATCAGTTGTTCTTATCTCCTGTCTTGCGAATCACAGAATTTCCGAGCATCTGCCGTTGATGCGGTCTGCGGAAGAGTGGCAACTGCCGGAGTTGAGCGATCAGGATATCAGGGATGCAATTCATGGTATTCTTTTCGCAAACCGGAAGGAGCTGGACAAACGGGTGATTGAGGAGCTTTTGCAAAAATCCGGAACAGGAAATATTCTGTATCTGAGTATGGTTCTGCAGCGGCTGATAATGTTTGATACTGAGGATTTTGCAGAGATTGCCGCTCTTGAAAAGGAAATGAATCCAGATGATGCCGTCAGCAACTACATGATCAGAATCATCCATGAACTGCCAGAGGATCTTGAGGGGATGTGTGTTGCACTCATCGATGAGGCAGGAGAGCGGATTAATGCAAGTCTTGTCGATACCGCCACAGATCTGATTGCAGCCTCACGGTATGGACTGAGGGAGACGGATCTTGCCGAGATTTTTTCTGCGCATGATCTTGTCTGGGATACTGTGGACTTCACGCTGTTAAAGCGATATCTTGCGATCTATTTCATGGAGCTGGGGGATGGGAGAGTCAACTTCACGCACAAAAGTATTCGGGAGGGATTGCGAAATGACACAGAGCGGCTGCCGGAGTATCGGCAATGGATCTTCTCACATCTTGCAGAACTGAAAGATGATGATCCGGTTCGAATAAGCGAGATGGTGTACCATGCGTACGCGGCAGATCAACAGGAGTTTTTGATTGCGTACTTTGGTGACATATATGTTCGGCATGAATCTGAGGTTCTGCAGATCACCGCATCCGCAGTCAGGGACATCTGTCTTTCCGGAGGCAGTGAATGGTTTGGCGGCCTGGCAGAAGCTGCAGGAAGAGCATATGCAGAAGGATGCATCCAGTTTTTCCTGTTTCAGGTAGATGAACAGTTCATAGACTCCATAGAGGAGATGCCAATTAGTCTCTTTTTGATGAATAAACTTCGGTATGGACTGGAGGCTCTGCCAAATGTGGAGGAAAATTCAGAAGCACAGAGAGATCTCTCAGTCAGTCTGAACAAAGTCGGAGAAGTATTCGAGAAGCAGGGGAAACTCAAAAAAGCACAACAAAAATATCAAAGAGCGATGAAAATTTTTGACCTGCTCGAAAAACAACTCGGAACACCAGAGGCAAAGAGAGATCTCTCAGTCAGTTTGAACAAAATCGGAAATATTTTCGAGAGGCAGGGGAAGTTCGAAGAAGCACAACAGAACTATCAACAAATGATGGAGATTGCTGAACAGCTCGCAATACAACTCGGAACACCAGAGGCAAAGAGAGATCTCTCAGTCAGTCTGAACAATATCGGAAATATTTTCGAGAGCCAGGGGAAACTCGAAGAAGCACAACAGAACTATCAACAGGCGATGGAGATTGATGAACAGCTCGCAATACAACTCGGAACACCAGAGGCAAAGAGAGATCTTGCAATCAGTCTGGACAACGTCGGAGATATTTTCGACAGACGGGGGAAGTTCGAAGAGGCACAAAAGAGCTATAAACAGGCGATGGAGATTCGTGAACAGCTCGCAATACAACTCACAACACCAGAGGCAAAGAGAGATCTCTCAGTCAGTCTGAACAAAATCGGAAATATTTTCGAGAGCCAGGGGAAACTCGAAGAAGCACAACAGAACTATCAACAAATGATGGAGATTGCTGAACAGCTCGCAATACAACTCACAACACCAGAGGCAAAGAGAGATCTCTCAGTCAGTCTGAACAAAATCGGAAATATTTTCGAGAGCCAGGGGAAACTCGAAGAAGCACAACAGAACTATCAACAGGCGATGGAGATTGATGAACAGCTCGCAATACAACTCGGAACACCAGAGGCAAAGAGAGATCTCTCAGTCAGTCTGGAAAAAGTCGGAGATATTTTCGAGAGGCAGGGGAAGTTCGAAGAGGCACAACAGAACTATCAACAGGCGATGGAAATTTGTGAACAGCTCGAAAAACAACTCAGAACATCAGAGGCAAAGAGAGATCTCTCAGTCAGTCTGAACAATATCGGAAATATTTTCGAGAGGCAGGGGAAACTCGAAGAAGCACAACAGAACTATCAACAGGCGATGGAAATTTGTGAACAGCTCGAAAAACAACTCAGAACACCACAGGCAAAGAGAGATCTCTCAGTCAGTCTGAACAATATCGGAAATATTTTCGAGAGCCAGGGGAAACTCGAAGAGGCACAACAAAAATATCAACAGGCGATGGAGATTCGTGAACAGCTCGCAATACAATTCACAACACTTGAAGCGTATGACGATCTGGCAGTTTCCCACTGGAATCTTGGTATCGTTGTATTGCGTTTGGAGATTATTGAAGAAGCTAAACAACATTTCATTCAAGCAGCAACAATCTGGGAGTTACTCGCCCAAAATACTGATCATCCGGTATATCACGAGCGTTATGCAATGGCAAAAAATGCATTGGAGAATTTCTGA